A part of Saccharomonospora amisosensis genomic DNA contains:
- a CDS encoding enoyl-CoA hydratase/isomerase family protein gives MTDGIEFDRHGEVARLTLARPDKMNAVSYSMWSAIPEIVAEVEADARVKVLVLTGAGGDFSAGADIGEFGDLRSTAEGAATYDRAVEGAVRALSGMRKPSVAMIRGNCIGGGCQLSVASDFRFAERGARFGITPAKLGIVYDFTSTRALVALVGPANARYFLLSGQLVDATRAREIGLVNDVFAPEELETATMEFAHTLCSRSQASIRGMNRIIEKILAGQQESDAEVEHIRREAIHGEDYAEGVAAFLQRRPPRFTYR, from the coding sequence ATGACGGACGGGATCGAGTTCGACCGACACGGCGAGGTCGCCAGGCTCACCCTCGCGCGGCCGGACAAGATGAACGCCGTCAGCTACAGCATGTGGTCGGCGATCCCCGAGATCGTCGCCGAGGTCGAGGCCGACGCGCGTGTGAAGGTGCTGGTGCTGACGGGCGCGGGCGGCGACTTCTCCGCGGGTGCCGATATCGGCGAGTTCGGTGACCTGCGGTCGACGGCCGAAGGCGCGGCGACCTACGACAGGGCCGTCGAGGGCGCGGTCAGGGCACTGTCGGGGATGCGCAAGCCCAGCGTCGCGATGATCAGGGGAAACTGCATCGGTGGTGGCTGCCAGCTCAGCGTGGCCAGCGATTTCCGCTTCGCCGAGCGCGGCGCCCGGTTCGGTATCACCCCGGCCAAGCTCGGCATCGTCTACGACTTCACCTCAACCCGCGCGCTCGTCGCGCTGGTCGGCCCTGCAAACGCGCGGTACTTCCTGCTGTCGGGGCAGCTCGTGGACGCCACCAGGGCCAGGGAGATCGGCCTGGTCAACGACGTGTTCGCCCCCGAGGAACTCGAGACGGCCACCATGGAGTTCGCGCACACGCTGTGTTCGCGTTCGCAGGCCTCGATCAGGGGCATGAACCGCATCATCGAGAAGATCCTCGCCGGGCAGCAGGAAAGCGACGCCGAGGTGGAACACATCCGGCGCGAGGCCATCCACGGGGAGGACTACGCCGAGGGCGTCGCCGCGTTCCTGCAGCGCCGCCCGCCCCGCTTCACCTACCGCTGA
- a CDS encoding aminotransferase class IV has product MRLAHLNGSPAAPERLAVLLAGNYGHFTSMLVRDGRVRGLGAHLDRLAHGNRVLFGTDLDVEVVRDYLRRAVTAAGARTGAVTARVAVLGDPAGGSTEVLVTVRPPSAAPATAVRLRSVRHERTLPEVKHVGTFDLHHHARQARLAGFDDALFVTAHGRVSETSIRNIGFLDSDTGDTGGTGGGSAAIVWPEAPALAGVTQRLLTEALARLGVATRTRPVPLADVTSMRGAFVCNAGGPVVPVTGIDDMAFSTDTTGAMSMLAQAYDSTPYEPV; this is encoded by the coding sequence GTGCGCCTCGCCCACCTCAACGGGTCACCCGCGGCGCCGGAACGGCTCGCGGTGCTGCTGGCGGGCAACTACGGTCACTTCACGTCGATGCTGGTGCGCGACGGCCGCGTGCGCGGCCTCGGCGCGCACCTGGACCGGCTCGCGCACGGCAACCGGGTGCTGTTCGGTACCGACCTCGACGTCGAGGTCGTCCGTGACTATCTGCGGCGGGCGGTCACGGCGGCGGGGGCTCGGACCGGTGCCGTCACCGCGCGAGTCGCGGTGCTCGGCGATCCGGCGGGCGGCTCCACGGAGGTGCTCGTGACGGTCAGGCCGCCGAGCGCGGCGCCTGCCACCGCGGTGCGGCTGCGGTCGGTGCGCCACGAACGGACGCTTCCCGAGGTGAAGCACGTCGGCACGTTCGACCTGCACCACCACGCCAGGCAGGCCAGGCTGGCCGGTTTCGACGACGCGCTGTTCGTGACCGCCCACGGTCGGGTGTCGGAGACGTCGATTCGCAACATCGGGTTCCTCGACAGCGACACTGGCGACACTGGCGGCACTGGCGGCGGGAGCGCCGCCATTGTGTGGCCGGAAGCGCCCGCGCTGGCCGGGGTCACCCAGCGGTTGCTCACCGAGGCGCTCGCCCGCCTCGGCGTGGCCACCCGGACCCGGCCGGTGCCGCTGGCGGACGTGACGAGCATGCGCGGGGCGTTCGTGTGCAACGCGGGCGGCCCGGTCGTGCCCGTCACGGGCATCGACGACATGGCGTTTTCCACCGACACCACCGGTGCCATGTCGATGCTGGCCCAGGCGTACGACTCGACGCCGTACGAACCGGTGTGA
- a CDS encoding peptidylprolyl isomerase codes for MATNQQRREAAKRKLERQLARRAERARRRRIIGVGVTVGAVVVVAGLVLILVTRGDDNAQANAPSSSSPATQDINIPTQRVAAPKRPQPLPNPTTCDYPSSGEAAKPVDKPKAEAVPSKGTVKVTLKSTAGDIPLELDRSLAPCTVNSFVSLAQQGYYTDSTCHRIGTQGLQMLQCGDPTGSGSGGPGYTVPDELFEGLSYGRGILAMANTGAPNTGGGQFFMVYGDAALSPDYTVFGTITDEGLKVIDKVARAGHDGSFDPQPGGGKPNMDVTFTDVVVKS; via the coding sequence GTGGCGACCAACCAGCAGCGCCGGGAGGCCGCGAAGCGCAAGCTGGAGCGGCAGCTCGCACGCAGGGCCGAACGGGCGAGGCGGCGCAGGATCATCGGGGTCGGCGTCACCGTGGGTGCCGTGGTCGTCGTCGCAGGCCTGGTCCTGATCCTGGTGACGCGTGGTGACGACAACGCGCAGGCCAACGCACCGTCGTCGAGCTCGCCGGCCACCCAAGACATCAACATCCCGACCCAGCGCGTCGCCGCGCCGAAACGGCCGCAGCCGCTGCCCAACCCGACCACATGCGATTACCCCTCCTCCGGCGAGGCGGCCAAGCCGGTCGACAAACCGAAGGCCGAGGCGGTGCCGTCCAAGGGCACGGTCAAGGTGACCCTGAAGAGCACGGCAGGCGACATCCCGCTCGAACTGGACAGGTCGCTGGCGCCGTGCACCGTCAACAGCTTTGTCAGCCTGGCGCAGCAGGGCTACTACACCGACAGCACCTGCCACCGCATCGGCACGCAGGGCCTGCAGATGCTGCAGTGCGGTGACCCGACGGGCTCCGGCAGCGGAGGACCCGGCTACACCGTCCCCGACGAACTGTTCGAAGGGCTCAGCTACGGCCGCGGCATCCTGGCCATGGCCAACACGGGCGCCCCGAACACCGGGGGCGGCCAGTTCTTCATGGTGTACGGCGACGCCGCGCTCTCCCCGGACTACACGGTGTTCGGCACCATCACCGACGAGGGCCTCAAGGTGATCGACAAGGTGGCCCGCGCCGGTCACGACGGCAGCTTCGACCCGCAACCCGGTGGCGGCAAACCCAACATGGACGTGACCTTCACCGACGTCGTCGTGAAATCCTGA
- a CDS encoding YibE/F family protein, with amino-acid sequence MPRDSTDDETRPIPRVPGEPAASTRRRRPTRAPLEPKAPERPAENPTPRGHGHGHGHGHGHGSADPASRRVRTLLLALLSPLALAALVGVVVLYPWGEQTPVGGHSVGVPVTGDVVSAQAGPCLSPGQVQVGEPPADDKRCLTVEVALTSGPGQGARISKTMPIEPTTPRFAVGDAVVLSYSGTAAPAAGDPGSYQIQDFQRGTPLLLLAGLFALAVLALGRWQGLAALTALALSFAVLALFILPAILAGEDPLLVAVSGAGVIMFGALYLTHGFSARTSVAVLGTLVSLALIGLISAAFSAFTSLTGLDSDSTTLIASLGHGIDTRGLLLAGVVIGALGVLDDVTVTQASAVWELRRANPAQSRRELYASALRIGRDHVGSAVNTLVLAYAGAALPVLLVSMLSGVGLGFVLGSQDIAQEIVRTLAGSIGIVASVPVTTLLATFIAEREPSPGGDPNSPIGAQ; translated from the coding sequence GTGCCCCGCGACAGCACCGACGACGAAACCCGACCGATCCCGCGCGTGCCAGGTGAACCGGCCGCGTCCACACGACGCCGCCGCCCCACACGGGCACCACTGGAGCCCAAGGCACCCGAACGGCCCGCCGAAAACCCCACCCCGAGGGGCCACGGGCACGGGCATGGGCACGGGCATGGCCACGGGTCCGCGGACCCCGCCTCCCGGCGGGTCCGCACGCTGCTGCTGGCGTTGCTCTCCCCGCTCGCGCTAGCCGCGCTCGTCGGTGTGGTCGTGCTCTACCCGTGGGGTGAGCAGACGCCGGTTGGCGGCCACTCGGTCGGTGTCCCTGTCACCGGTGACGTCGTCTCGGCTCAGGCAGGTCCCTGTCTGAGCCCCGGACAGGTGCAGGTCGGCGAACCACCCGCGGACGACAAGCGGTGCCTCACCGTGGAGGTCGCACTCACCAGCGGCCCAGGGCAGGGTGCCCGCATCAGCAAGACGATGCCGATCGAACCCACCACCCCGCGCTTCGCGGTGGGCGATGCGGTGGTGCTGTCCTACAGCGGCACCGCGGCGCCCGCGGCAGGCGACCCCGGTTCGTACCAGATCCAGGACTTCCAGCGGGGCACACCGCTGTTGCTGCTGGCGGGGCTGTTCGCGCTGGCCGTGCTGGCGCTGGGCCGCTGGCAGGGGCTGGCGGCACTCACCGCACTGGCACTGAGTTTCGCGGTGCTCGCCCTGTTCATCCTGCCCGCCATACTCGCGGGTGAGGACCCGCTGCTGGTGGCAGTCTCCGGAGCCGGGGTCATCATGTTCGGCGCGCTGTACCTGACCCACGGTTTCTCGGCGCGCACATCGGTCGCAGTGCTTGGCACCCTGGTCAGCCTCGCCCTTATCGGCCTGATCTCGGCCGCGTTCTCGGCATTCACCTCGCTGACCGGCCTCGACTCCGACAGCACCACGCTCATCGCGTCACTGGGCCACGGCATCGACACGCGCGGACTGCTGCTGGCCGGTGTGGTCATCGGCGCGCTGGGCGTACTGGACGACGTGACCGTCACCCAGGCCAGCGCGGTGTGGGAACTGCGCAGGGCGAATCCGGCTCAGAGCAGGCGGGAGTTGTACGCCTCGGCGCTGCGCATCGGCCGCGACCACGTCGGCTCTGCGGTGAACACCCTCGTGCTCGCCTACGCGGGAGCGGCGCTGCCGGTGCTGCTGGTGTCCATGTTGTCCGGCGTCGGGCTGGGCTTCGTACTCGGCTCCCAGGACATCGCGCAGGAGATCGTGCGCACGCTGGCTGGCAGCATCGGGATCGTGGCCTCGGTGCCGGTGACGACACTGTTGGCGACGTTCATCGCGGAGCGGGAACCGAGCCCCGGAGGTGACCCCAACAGCCCCATCGGTGCGCAGTAG
- a CDS encoding Rv2578c family radical SAM protein: MRWDNQRVEGSGEQSLFGVSGLIRSVRSPEFAGVTFHEVRARSVLNKVPAASGVPFRWTVNPYRGCSHACRYCFARNTHTYLDLDAGADFDSQVVVKVNAPDVLAAQLRRPGWAREHVAMGTNTDPYQRAEGKYRLMPGIITALARSGTPFSILTKGTVLTRDLPLLAAVSADVPVGLGVSIALLDRDLQRALEPGTPSPQARLELVRRARDAGLPCGVFVAPVLPGLTDSPAALDGLLAAVADAGATGATVIPLHLRPGAREWFGRWLAHEHPELVSRYRELYGRGSYVGAGYRRWLAATVTPLLRRHGLAPRSGGQERGVPGDDEADWPGGSVPEGEGARTGGEGGQLSLL, translated from the coding sequence GTGAGGTGGGACAACCAGCGAGTCGAGGGCAGCGGCGAGCAGTCGCTGTTCGGGGTCTCCGGGCTGATCCGGTCGGTGCGGTCCCCGGAGTTCGCGGGCGTGACCTTCCACGAGGTCCGCGCCCGATCGGTGCTCAACAAAGTGCCCGCGGCGTCCGGGGTGCCGTTTCGATGGACGGTCAACCCCTACCGCGGGTGCTCGCACGCCTGCCGCTACTGCTTCGCTCGCAACACGCACACCTACCTCGACCTCGATGCGGGTGCGGACTTCGACAGCCAGGTGGTGGTGAAGGTCAACGCACCCGATGTGCTCGCCGCCCAGTTGCGCAGGCCCGGGTGGGCCCGCGAGCACGTGGCGATGGGCACCAACACCGATCCCTACCAGCGTGCGGAGGGCAAGTACCGGCTCATGCCGGGGATCATCACGGCGCTGGCACGGTCGGGTACGCCGTTCTCGATCCTGACCAAGGGCACGGTGCTCACCCGCGACCTGCCGCTGCTCGCCGCGGTCAGCGCGGACGTGCCGGTCGGGCTGGGGGTTTCGATCGCGCTGCTGGACAGGGACTTGCAGCGCGCACTGGAACCCGGCACGCCGAGCCCGCAGGCGAGGCTGGAACTGGTGCGCAGGGCACGGGACGCGGGGCTGCCGTGCGGGGTGTTCGTGGCGCCGGTGCTGCCCGGCCTCACCGATTCGCCTGCGGCGCTGGACGGGTTGCTGGCGGCTGTGGCCGACGCGGGCGCCACCGGGGCCACCGTGATCCCGCTGCACCTGCGTCCTGGGGCGCGTGAGTGGTTCGGCCGATGGCTCGCCCACGAGCATCCCGAGCTGGTGTCGCGCTACCGCGAACTGTACGGGCGGGGCAGCTATGTCGGTGCCGGGTACCGGCGCTGGCTCGCAGCCACGGTGACGCCGCTGCTGCGGCGCCACGGGTTGGCACCGCGTTCCGGGGGACAGGAGCGCGGCGTACCCGGCGATGACGAGGCCGATTGGCCCGGCGGCAGCGTGCCGGAGGGGGAGGGCGCGCGAACGGGCGGGGAAGGAGGCCAGTTGAGCTTGCTGTGA
- the aspS gene encoding aspartate--tRNA ligase translates to MLRTHDAGTLRAEHVGQTVTLTGWVARRRDHGGVIFVDLRDASGVAQVVFREGEMAERAHHLRAEYCLRVVGEVARRPEGNENPDIATGDIEVLVTDLAVLSESAVLPFPIDDRIDVGEETRLKYRYLDLRRSGPAQAMRLRSEVNRVAREVLHEQGFVEVETPTLTRSTPEGARDFVVPARLRPGSWYALPQSPQLFKQLLMVGGLERYYQIARCYRDEDFRADRQPEFTQLDIEMSFVEQDDVIALSERVLAALWRLVGVEVPTPFPRITYAEAMAKYGTDKPDLRFGLELTELTEFFADTPFRVFQAPYVGAVVMPGGGDQPRRQLDAWQDWARQRGHKGLAYVLVGEDGTLGGPVAKNLAEHERARLADAVGARPGDCVFFAAGSAKDARHLLGAARVEIAHRLGLIEDAAWSFVWVVDAPLFEPAEETDDVAIGSGRWTALHHAFTSPTPEWIDKFETDPGNALAYAYDVVCNGNEIGGGSIRIHRVDVQKRVFEVMGISEAEAEEKFGFLLDAFGYGAPPHGGIAFGWDRIVMLLSGSESLRDVIAFPKTGGGDDPLTGAPAPITAEQRKEAGVDAKPKQRA, encoded by the coding sequence GTGCTTCGCACCCACGACGCCGGCACCCTGCGTGCCGAGCACGTTGGCCAGACCGTCACCCTCACCGGCTGGGTGGCTCGGCGGCGCGACCACGGCGGGGTGATCTTCGTCGACCTGCGGGACGCCAGCGGTGTGGCACAGGTGGTTTTCCGCGAAGGTGAGATGGCCGAGCGGGCGCACCACCTGCGGGCCGAGTACTGCCTGCGGGTGGTCGGCGAGGTGGCCCGAAGGCCGGAGGGCAACGAGAACCCCGACATCGCGACCGGTGACATCGAGGTGCTCGTCACCGACCTGGCGGTGCTGTCGGAGTCGGCGGTGCTGCCGTTCCCCATCGACGACCGGATCGACGTCGGTGAGGAGACCAGGTTGAAGTACCGCTACCTCGACCTGCGCCGCAGCGGACCGGCGCAGGCCATGCGGCTTCGCAGCGAGGTCAACCGCGTCGCGCGCGAGGTGCTCCACGAACAGGGCTTCGTCGAGGTCGAGACGCCGACGCTGACGCGCTCCACGCCGGAGGGGGCCAGGGACTTCGTGGTGCCCGCCCGGCTGCGCCCTGGTTCGTGGTACGCGCTGCCGCAGTCGCCGCAGCTGTTCAAACAGTTGCTCATGGTCGGCGGCCTCGAGCGGTACTACCAGATCGCCCGCTGCTACCGGGACGAGGACTTCCGCGCGGACCGGCAGCCCGAGTTCACCCAGCTCGACATTGAGATGAGCTTCGTCGAGCAGGACGACGTGATCGCGCTCAGCGAGCGTGTGCTGGCCGCGCTGTGGCGGCTCGTCGGGGTGGAAGTTCCCACGCCCTTTCCGCGCATCACCTACGCCGAGGCCATGGCCAAGTACGGCACCGACAAGCCCGACCTGCGGTTCGGTCTCGAGCTCACCGAGCTGACCGAGTTCTTCGCCGACACCCCGTTCCGGGTCTTCCAAGCCCCCTACGTGGGCGCGGTGGTGATGCCCGGCGGGGGCGACCAGCCGCGGCGCCAACTGGACGCGTGGCAGGACTGGGCGCGGCAACGTGGCCACAAGGGGCTGGCCTACGTCTTGGTCGGCGAGGACGGCACGCTCGGCGGTCCGGTCGCCAAGAACCTCGCCGAGCACGAGCGGGCCCGCCTCGCGGACGCGGTGGGCGCACGGCCGGGCGACTGCGTGTTCTTCGCGGCGGGCAGCGCCAAGGACGCCCGGCACCTGCTCGGCGCGGCGCGCGTGGAGATCGCGCACCGGCTCGGCCTGATCGAAGACGCCGCGTGGTCGTTCGTGTGGGTCGTGGACGCGCCGCTGTTCGAGCCAGCCGAGGAGACCGACGATGTCGCGATCGGCTCCGGCAGATGGACCGCGCTGCACCACGCGTTCACCTCACCCACCCCGGAATGGATCGACAAGTTCGAGACCGACCCCGGCAACGCGCTCGCCTACGCCTACGACGTCGTGTGCAACGGCAATGAGATCGGCGGCGGCTCGATCCGTATCCATCGAGTCGACGTGCAGAAGCGGGTCTTCGAGGTGATGGGCATCTCCGAGGCGGAGGCGGAGGAGAAGTTCGGATTCCTGCTCGACGCCTTCGGGTACGGTGCCCCACCGCACGGCGGCATCGCGTTCGGCTGGGACCGGATCGTGATGCTACTGTCCGGGTCGGAGTCGCTGCGTGACGTGATCGCCTTCCCGAAGACCGGCGGTGGCGACGACCCGCTGACCGGCGCACCCGCGCCTATCACGGCGGAGCAGCGCAAGGAAGCCGGTGTCGACGCCAAGCCGAAGCAGCGCGCGTAG
- a CDS encoding phosphotransferase, with translation MIVDASSTDDSPVGAGEKPLPVDSAVAAAESVLAQRFGSSVRLVDAEDLAGSGPATVVRARVASSSFALPRTLVIKHYPGSPPPGGPDPFAREAASYQLFTALPPEERMCPELLAHNGEQRILVIDDLGRAPTLQDKLRSGDSRAAETALLSWARSLGRMHSATASREADFNALLRRLSGKGRVEDGWRGEGADTGLGDDALPFEAVTELTVLLRDNFGVSTPEPVRDAVERAGEHARSACYRAFSPVDLWPDNNLVTSGGVRFLDFERGRVRSALADAAHLRVPFASSPDPLALPAGMSEAMVAAWRAEVVQLWPSLADDETLAAYLLDTQLVQVWLATWRDLPGLTGVRSASPSSRAAALVTWWRDLAQYAERGGADAVAEHAATVASALDARFGPKLALALYPAFR, from the coding sequence ATGATTGTGGATGCCTCCTCTACCGACGACTCGCCGGTCGGAGCAGGAGAGAAACCGCTACCTGTCGACTCCGCGGTCGCGGCCGCGGAGTCGGTTCTCGCGCAACGCTTCGGTAGTTCGGTCCGCCTTGTCGACGCCGAGGACCTCGCGGGCAGCGGTCCCGCCACCGTGGTCAGGGCGCGGGTGGCCTCGTCCTCGTTCGCGCTGCCCCGCACACTCGTCATCAAGCACTACCCCGGGTCGCCACCTCCCGGCGGGCCGGACCCGTTCGCCAGGGAGGCCGCCAGCTACCAGCTGTTCACGGCGCTGCCGCCGGAGGAACGCATGTGCCCCGAGTTGCTGGCGCACAACGGCGAGCAGCGGATCCTGGTGATCGACGATCTCGGTCGCGCCCCCACCCTGCAGGACAAGCTGCGTAGCGGCGACAGTCGGGCCGCCGAAACCGCACTGTTGTCCTGGGCGCGCTCGCTCGGCAGGATGCATTCGGCCACCGCGAGCCGGGAGGCCGATTTCAACGCGCTGCTGCGTAGGCTGAGCGGCAAGGGCAGGGTCGAAGACGGCTGGCGTGGCGAAGGCGCTGACACCGGCCTCGGCGACGACGCGCTGCCGTTCGAGGCCGTCACCGAGCTGACCGTGTTGCTTCGGGACAACTTCGGCGTGTCCACGCCCGAGCCGGTGCGTGACGCGGTGGAGCGGGCGGGCGAGCACGCCAGGTCGGCGTGCTACCGCGCGTTCAGCCCGGTGGACCTGTGGCCGGACAACAACCTGGTCACCAGCGGCGGAGTCCGGTTCCTCGATTTCGAGCGCGGCAGGGTCCGCAGCGCGCTCGCGGACGCCGCTCACCTGCGGGTGCCGTTCGCTTCCAGCCCGGACCCGCTGGCGCTGCCCGCGGGGATGAGTGAGGCGATGGTCGCCGCATGGCGCGCCGAGGTGGTCCAATTGTGGCCCTCACTGGCTGACGACGAAACCCTGGCCGCCTACCTGCTGGACACGCAACTGGTGCAGGTATGGCTGGCGACCTGGCGGGACCTGCCCGGCCTCACCGGAGTGCGGTCGGCCTCGCCGAGCAGCCGGGCCGCAGCCCTGGTCACCTGGTGGCGCGACCTCGCCCAGTACGCCGAGCGTGGTGGTGCCGATGCCGTGGCCGAGCACGCCGCGACCGTCGCGAGCGCGCTCGATGCGCGCTTCGGCCCGAAGCTCGCGCTCGCGCTGTACCCGGCGTTCCGCTGA
- a CDS encoding SGNH/GDSL hydrolase family protein, whose product MPSDIRPARRLVVVGDSTAVGLGDPMADGTWRGVGPLVAGALGIAPDGYLNCSFTGARVRCVLRDQLPAALAHRADVALVVAGMNDTLRSDFDPHAVASDLHGVLAELVAVGTVPVAVRFHDHGRVFRLPAPLRRALRDRIAELNIAVDAAVRAAGVPCVDLDSLPGTYDLTSWSVDRLHPSELGHRLLARAFTERLRTVGFAVTAPVSLTCSGGATTTTVDHLGWLITRGVPWLWRRGRDLVPHAAGIMLRSAASRTRASLSASRLPRQAHDSAPTATGSATDGAAPAVGAPG is encoded by the coding sequence GTGCCAAGCGACATTCGCCCGGCGCGGCGACTGGTGGTGGTCGGTGATTCGACGGCGGTCGGCCTCGGCGACCCGATGGCCGACGGGACGTGGAGAGGTGTCGGGCCGCTCGTCGCCGGCGCCCTCGGTATCGCGCCCGACGGGTACCTGAACTGCTCCTTCACCGGTGCGCGCGTTCGCTGCGTGCTCCGCGATCAACTACCGGCCGCCCTCGCCCACCGTGCCGATGTCGCCCTCGTGGTAGCGGGCATGAACGACACGTTGCGTTCCGACTTCGACCCGCATGCGGTCGCCAGCGACCTGCACGGTGTGCTCGCCGAGCTCGTCGCCGTGGGCACCGTGCCCGTGGCCGTGCGGTTCCACGACCACGGCAGGGTTTTCCGACTGCCCGCGCCACTGCGCCGGGCGTTGCGCGACCGGATCGCCGAACTCAACATCGCCGTCGATGCCGCGGTGCGGGCGGCGGGCGTCCCGTGTGTCGATCTTGACTCCCTGCCGGGTACCTACGACCTCACGTCGTGGAGCGTGGACCGGCTGCACCCGTCCGAGCTCGGGCACCGGCTGCTGGCGAGGGCGTTCACCGAGCGGCTGCGCACGGTGGGCTTCGCGGTCACCGCGCCGGTCAGCCTTACCTGCTCCGGTGGCGCCACCACCACGACCGTCGACCATCTCGGCTGGCTGATCACCCGTGGTGTGCCTTGGCTGTGGCGGCGGGGTCGTGACCTGGTTCCCCACGCCGCCGGGATCATGCTCAGGTCCGCGGCGAGCCGAACCCGGGCGTCGCTGTCCGCGAGCCGCCTGCCGCGACAGGCCCACGACAGCGCACCGACGGCCACGGGCTCCGCCACGGACGGGGCGGCCCCGGCCGTCGGTGCCCCGGGCTAA
- a CDS encoding replication-associated recombination protein A has translation MHQDELFTVNPDVAPPPEQPDRAPRPQPPPPGALLAVRMRPRTLDEVVGQRHLLTDGAPLRRLVEGAAPASVLLHGPPGTGKTTLANLVSTATGRRFVALSALSAGVKEVRGVIEEAKRRRRYNGEDTVLFIDEVHRFSKTQQDALLGAVEDRTVLLVAATTENPSFSVVAPLLSRSLVLQLRPLTDDDIRDVLARALTEQRGLACRFQVTDEALDHLVRLAAGDARRALTALEAAADAASATDHGTIELATVESCVDKAAVRYDRDGDQHYDVTSAFIKSIRGSDVDAALHYLARMIEAGEDPRFIARRLVVHASEDIGMADPTALQSAVAAASAVQFIGMPEGRLALAQATVHLATAPKSNAVITAIDAALADVRSGRVGTVPPHLRDGHYAGATRLGNSTGYRYPHDATEGVLAQQYPPDELVGTDYYTPTQRGAERALAERVPKLRRTVRAHQPRQP, from the coding sequence GTGCACCAAGACGAACTGTTCACGGTGAACCCGGACGTGGCCCCGCCGCCGGAGCAGCCGGACCGGGCCCCACGGCCGCAGCCGCCGCCGCCAGGCGCGCTACTCGCGGTGCGGATGCGGCCCCGCACCCTGGACGAGGTCGTGGGGCAGCGGCATCTGCTCACCGACGGCGCGCCGCTGCGCAGGCTCGTGGAGGGCGCCGCCCCGGCGTCGGTGCTGCTGCACGGCCCTCCCGGCACCGGAAAGACCACCCTGGCCAATCTGGTCTCCACGGCCACCGGCAGACGGTTCGTCGCGCTGTCGGCGCTGTCGGCCGGGGTGAAGGAAGTCCGCGGTGTGATCGAGGAGGCCAAGCGTCGCCGCCGCTACAACGGCGAGGACACCGTGCTGTTCATCGACGAGGTGCACCGCTTCTCCAAGACTCAGCAGGACGCGCTGCTGGGCGCGGTGGAGGACCGCACGGTGCTGCTCGTGGCCGCCACCACCGAGAATCCCTCGTTCTCGGTGGTGGCGCCGTTGCTGTCGCGTTCGCTTGTGCTGCAACTGCGCCCACTGACCGATGACGACATCCGCGACGTGCTCGCCCGCGCGTTGACCGAGCAGCGCGGGTTGGCCTGCCGGTTCCAGGTCACCGACGAGGCACTGGACCACCTGGTTCGGTTGGCCGCGGGGGATGCCCGCAGGGCGCTGACCGCACTGGAGGCCGCCGCCGACGCGGCGTCGGCCACCGACCACGGCACCATCGAGCTGGCCACCGTCGAGTCGTGTGTGGACAAGGCCGCCGTGCGCTACGACCGGGACGGTGACCAGCACTACGACGTGACCAGCGCGTTCATCAAGTCGATCAGGGGCTCCGACGTCGACGCGGCGCTGCACTACCTTGCCCGCATGATCGAAGCGGGGGAGGACCCCCGGTTCATCGCAAGACGCCTCGTCGTGCACGCCAGTGAGGACATCGGTATGGCCGACCCCACCGCGCTGCAGTCCGCGGTCGCCGCCGCCAGCGCCGTGCAGTTCATCGGCATGCCGGAGGGCAGGCTGGCGTTGGCGCAGGCCACCGTGCACCTCGCCACGGCGCCCAAGTCGAACGCCGTCATCACCGCCATCGACGCCGCCCTCGCCGACGTGCGGTCGGGCCGGGTGGGCACGGTGCCGCCGCACCTGCGCGACGGCCACTACGCGGGCGCCACCCGGCTGGGCAATTCCACCGGGTATCGCTACCCACACGATGCCACCGAAGGCGTGCTCGCCCAGCAGTACCCGCCCGACGAACTGGTCGGCACGGACTACTACACCCCGACCCAGCGCGGGGCGGAACGTGCACTGGCCGAGCGGGTGCCCAAGCTGCGCCGAACCGTGCGCGCGCACCAGCCGCGACAGCCGTGA
- a CDS encoding DUF948 domain-containing protein: MSAGQIAALIAAGAFVLLVLFAAIALVKLGRTLDEATIAIRKAHENTDPLLHGANDTITHVNTQLERVDGITANAQAVSGNVSALSSVFTATLGGPLVKTAALSYGITKAVRARRKGKDGEGRHSRRRRKGGRG, encoded by the coding sequence GTGTCGGCAGGGCAGATCGCCGCGTTGATCGCCGCGGGCGCCTTCGTGTTGCTGGTGTTGTTCGCGGCGATCGCGTTGGTCAAGCTCGGCCGCACGCTCGACGAGGCCACGATCGCCATCCGCAAGGCACACGAGAACACCGACCCGTTGCTGCACGGGGCCAACGACACGATCACGCACGTCAACACCCAGTTGGAGCGAGTGGACGGCATCACGGCGAACGCGCAGGCCGTCTCGGGTAACGTGTCGGCGCTGTCGTCGGTGTTCACGGCCACGCTCGGCGGGCCGCTGGTCAAGACGGCCGCGCTGTCGTACGGCATCACCAAGGCCGTGCGGGCGCGCCGCAAGGGCAAGGACGGCGAGGGTAGGCACTCCCGCCGCCGCCGGAAGGGCGGTAGGGGATGA